The following proteins are encoded in a genomic region of Pyrus communis chromosome 11, drPyrComm1.1, whole genome shotgun sequence:
- the LOC137709531 gene encoding 17.8 kDa class I heat shock protein-like — protein sequence MSLISQVFGDEIFDPFLSMVNKCPVLNTPTDWKETLDAHVFVFDLPGLKKEEVKVEVTDGRVLQISGERNEEEKDEKSKDRKDRFHRVERFRGKFLRRFRLPENAKTDEVKASMENGVLKVTIPKHEVQKPPKKVIQIEGN from the coding sequence ATGTCACTCATTTCCCAAGTGTTTGGCGATGAAATATTCGACCCATTTCTCTCCATGGTCAACAAGTGTCCTGTCCTCAACACCCCAACTGACTGGAAGGAAACCCTAGACGCCCATGTGTTTGTTTTCGACCTTCCGGGGCTGAAGAAGGAGGAGGTCAAGGTGGAGGTTACTGATGGAAGAGTGCTCCAGATAAGTGGCGAGaggaatgaagaagaaaaagatgagaaGAGTAAGGATCGTAAAGATAGGTTTCACCGTGTCGAACGTTTCCGGGGCAAGTTCCTAAGGAGGTTCCGGCTGCCGGAAAATGCCAAGACAGATGAAGTTAAGGCATCTATGGAGAATGGGGTTCTAAAGGTCACTATTCCCAAGCATGAAGTTCAAAAACCTCCAAAGAAGGTTATTCAGATTGAAGGAAATTAA
- the LOC137708538 gene encoding uncharacterized protein, whose product MCNKKSPSGHEDHVQRSSMIDDMIKKEEDDEEEDELIKHLAARKFRTKTRKPKFLSLRSHLISEDNGQSYRAPNKVTSTTAKTHHRQRRQRRRRRPQLNLFPLHPENRVENDFEDKGYMQQDENVALLFESDGSATLKGLLTSTATTATAATATTSTMSSDLEEAESFSYYRGRDEYREETERDIVRTAMRSRERETSVEKWVCFSELVEGQREEDCLASSTTSTTGTRSGEDVRDVGHRRWSCDGKGLSLALKLDYEEILNAWSDKGPLYIDGGDSPQTVPDSMHQQDHQLFQLDHNSSTPDGSGGKLWRVPEEDGSLKMKMEQRLASVLRYKEKRHNRLYSKRIRYQVRKLNAEKRPRMKGRFVKRD is encoded by the exons atgtgCAACAAGAAGAGTCCTTCTGGTCACGAAGATCATGTGCAGAGGAGCTCCATGATTGATGATATGatcaagaaagaagaagatgatgaagaagaagacgaacTGATTAAACATTTAGCAGCTCGGAAATTCAGAACAAAAACCAGAAAACCCAAGTTTTTAAGTCTCCGATCCCACCTCATCTCCGAAGATAACGGACAAAGTTACAGAGCACCCAACAAAGTTACATCAACGACGGCCAAGACCCACCACCGCCAACGCCGCCaacgccgccgccgccgcccccAGCTCAACCTTTTTCCGCTGCACCCGGAAAATCGGGTCGAGAATGATTTTGAAGATAAAGGGTACATGCAACAGGACGAGAACGTGGCCTTGCTGTTCGAGTCTGACGGCAGCGCCACTCTCAAGGGCCTCCTAACCTCCAccgccaccaccgccaccgccgccaCCGCCACCACGTCGACAATGTCATCCGATCTGGAGGAAGCAGAGTCCTTTTCCTACTACAGGGGACGGGATGAGTATAGAGAAGAAACAGAGCGTGACATTGTACGGACGGCGATGAGGAGCAGAGAGAGGGAGACAAGCGTGGAGAAGTGGGTGTGTTTCTCGGAGTTGGTGGAGGGGCAGAGAGAGGAGGACTGCTTGGCTAGCTCGACGACGAGTACTACTGGTACACGCAGCGGGGAAGATGTTCGGGATGTTGGTCATCGACGGTGGAGCTGCGACGGCAAGGGGTTGTCGTTGGCGTTGAAGCTGGATTATGAGGAGATATTGAATGCTTGGTCCGACAAGGGACCACTGTACATTGATGGAGGAGATTCCCCACAAACTGTACCTGACTCGATGCATCAGCAGGATCATCAGCTTTTTCAGCTCGATCATAACAGCAGTACTCCCGAT GGGTCAGGTGGGAAGTTATGGAGAGTCCCGGAAGAGGACGGCAGCTTGAAAATGAAGATGGAGCAAAGACTGGCCAGTGTGTTGAGATACAAGGAAAAGAGGCATAACCGGCTCTACTCCAAGCGGATCCGATACCAAGTCCGAAAGCTCAATGCCGAAAAACGACCCCGTATGAAG GGTCGATTCGTGAAGAGAGATTGA
- the LOC137709544 gene encoding suppressor protein SRP40-like yields MARRELILIALILVAIVGVAMAADSSSSPSPSESPKKDDKKDSDSSSSSSDKDKSSSDKDNSSSDKDNSSDAPSSSSDKDKSSSDKDKSSSDKDKDKSSSAPSPSAPSPKSSDDGKSSDKDKSSSAPAPSKGSDKDSSSKSPKSSASSPDSSKDSGKDKGKDSSSPSPKSSSSSSSSPKSSPSSSAKDYSSSSPASSPKSSKNKDKDKDDSSSAPSSDSSSSASAPSPDDSASASPPAPTRDSTTEAPSDIVTADTPSPADAPSKTAALPTFFSTASTAGALVLAAASFFAL; encoded by the coding sequence ATGGCACGTCGCGAATTGATTCTCATTGCTCTGATCTTGGTTGCCATTGTCGGAGTTGCGATGGCAGCAGATTCGAGTAGTAGTCCTTCGCCATCGGAATCGCCCAAGAAAGACGACAAAAAAGACTCTGACagttcatcttcatcatcagaTAAGGACAAATCGTCATCAGACAAGGACAATTCATCATCAGATAAGGACAATTCATCTGATGCCCCGTCATCATCATCGGACAAGGACAAGTCATCATCGGACAAGGATAAATCATCATCGGACAAGGACAAGGATAAGTCGTCATCCGCCCCAAGCCCATCAGCACCATCCCCCAAGTCATCCGACGATGGTAAGTCATCAGACAAGGACAAGTCATCATCTGCTCCGGCTCCAAGCAAGGGCAGTGACAAAGACAGCTCATCTAAGTCACCTAAATCCTCCGCAAGCTCGCCCGACTCCAGCAAGGACAGCGGCAAAGACAAAGGTAAAGACAGTTCATCTCCGTCGCCTaagtcttcttcctcttcctccagCTCTCCCAAGTCCTCACCGTCTTCGAGCGCCAAGGATTACAGTAGCAGCAGTCCGGCTTCTTCCCCCAAGTCATCAAAAAACAAGGACAAGGACAAGGACGACAGTAGCTCTGCTCCATCTTCCGATTCCTCCTCCAGTGCCTCCGCCCCTTCCCCCGATGACTCAGCCTCAGCATCCCCCCCTGCCCCTACTCGTGACAGTACTACGGAGGCTCCCTCTGACATTGTGACTGCGGACACACCCTCTCCCGCTGATGCTCCCTCTAAAACCGCCGCCCTCCCCACCTTCTTCTCCACTGCCTCCACCGCTGGTGCTCTCGTGCTCGCAGCCGCCTCCTTCTTTGCCCTTTAA
- the LOC137708577 gene encoding protein LOW PHOTOSYNTHETIC EFFICIENCY 1, chloroplastic-like: protein MQALITWEVPQVGFEFGPSCKFRTRSRRKNNGVVCLPVCNGGNADVLLGSEGFNGSRKFGFGCGCFSGHSRLKLARFCEPNKGSFGCSFVVAWALEEQAIGNEVVVRESTSEHRLSGECESEGGVDHRNVDGRKGGDGNDGDEVGVGGQGGDWEQRNEKIDVRALALSLQFAKTADDVEEVLKDKGDLPLQVFSSIIRGFGRDRLMDSAFATVEWLKRKKEETNGFIAPNLFIYNSLLGAVKQSGQFGEMDRVLNDMTREGVAPNVVTYNTKMAIYIERGLSTEALHVIEEIQEKGMTPSPVSYSTALLAYQRMQDGNGALKFFVDFREKYRKGHIGKYADVDWEQEFVKLENFTKRVCYQVIRRWLVRDDNLTINVLKLLTEMDIAEVPLGRAEHERLLWACTREEHYIVAKDLYSRIREKHSDISLAVCNHTIWLMGKAKKWWAALEIYEDMLDKGPQPNNMSYELIVSHFNVLLSAARKRAIWKWGVRLLNKMEEKGLKPRSKEWNAVLIACSKAAETSADVKIFKRMVEQGQKPTILSYGALLSALEKGKRYDEARQVWEHMLKVGLKPNLYAYTTMASIFSGHGKPNMVETIINDMVSAGIEPTVVTYNAIISGFARNGFSSAAYEWFERMKAQNIPPNHVTYEMMIEALANEGKPRLAYELYLRARTQRLALSSKAYDTVVQSSLESGANIDVRLLGERPPERKGNVQGRNTSSQVS, encoded by the coding sequence ATGCAAGCTTTAATCACTTGGGAAGTACCCCAGGTGGGATTTGAATTTGGTCCTTCTTGTAAATTTAGAACTAGGAGTAGGAGAAAAAATAATGGAGTTGTTTGTCTTCCTGTTTGTAATGGAGGAAATGCTGATGTTTTACTTGGAAGTGAGGGTTTCAATGGAAGCCGAAAGTTTGGTTTCGGATGTGGTTGCTTCTCTGGGCACTCTAGACTTAAACTTGCTCGATTTTGTGAGCCGAACAAGGGTTCATTTGGCTGTTCTTTTGTGGTAGCATGGGCATTGGAGGAGCAAGCAATTGGGAATGAGGTTGTTGTGCGGGAATCGACCTCGGAACATAGGTTGTCAGGTGAATGCGAGAGTGAGGGTGGTGTTGATCATCGAAATGTGGACGGAAGGAAGGGCGGTGATGGTAATGATGGTGATGAAGTAGGGGTAGGCGGTCAAGGAGGTGATTGGGAACAGAGAAATGAAAAGATTGACGTGCGTGCACTGGCGCTGAGCTTACAGTTTGCGAAAACAGCTGATGATGTTGAAGAGGTTCTTAAGGACAAGGGTGATTTGCCCCTTCAAGTATTCTCATCGATCATTAGGGGTTTCGGAAGAGACAGACTGATGGATTCTGCTTTCGCTACTGTCGAATGGCTTaagaggaagaaggaagaaactaATGGTTTTATTGCTCCAAACTTATTCATATATAACAGTCTTTTGGGTGCAGTGAAGCAATCTGGACAATTCGGAGAAATGGACAGAGTCTTGAATGATATGACTAGGGAAGGGGTGGCACCGAATGTTGTAACTTACAACACTAAAATGGCGATTTACATTGAACGAGGACTAAGTACGGAGGCCCTTCATGTTATTGAGGAGATTCAAGAAAAAGGCATGACTCCATCTCCCGTATCGTATTCCACAGCATTGTTGGCTTATCAAAGAATGCAAGATGGGAATGGAGCTTTAAAGTTCTTTGTTGATTTTAGAGAAAAGTATCGTAAAGGTCATATAGGTAAATATGCTGATGTAGACTGGGAACAAGAGTTTGTGAAGCTTGAGAACTTTACAAAACGCGTTTGCTACCAAGTGATACGGCGGTGGCTTGTGAGGGATGATAACTTAACAATCAATGTGCTAAAACTGCTAACAGAGATGGATATTGCTGAGGTTCCACTTGGAAGGGCGGAGCACGAGCGCCTTTTGTGGGCTTGTACCCGTGAAGAACATTATATTGTAGCTAAAGATTTGTATAGTAGGATAAGAGAAAAGCATTCTGACATAAGTTTAGCCGTGTGTAACCATACAATTTGGTTGATGGGGAAGGCAAAGAAATGGTGGGCAGCTTTGGAGATTTATGAGGATATGTTGGACAAGGGGCCGCAGCCAAATAACATGTCTTATGAATTGATAGTATCTCACTTTAATGTTCTTCTAAGTGCAGCTCGAAAAAGAGCAATTTGGAAATGGGGTGTCAGGTTGCTCAACAAGATGGAAGAGAAAGGACTTAAACCGAGAAGTAAGGAATGGAATGCAGTTCTTATTGCCTGTTCCAAGGCGGCTGAAACTTCTGCTGatgtcaaaattttcaagagAATGGTGGAGCAAGGTCAGAAACCCACAATCCTTTCTTACGGGGCATTGCTTAGTGCCCTTGAGAAGGGAAAGCGATATGATGAGGCCCGTCAGGTGTGGGAACATATGCTTAAGGTTGGTCTGAAACCAAACCTGTACGCCTACACAACTATGGCTTCGATTTTCAGTGGCCATGGAAAACCTAACATGGTAGAAACCATCATCAATGACATGGTTTCAGCAGGCATTGAGCCAACTGTTGTCACATACAATGCCATTATCAGTGGGTTTGCAAGAAACGGTTTTAGCAGTGCTGCATACGAATGGTTTGAGCGCATGAAAGCTCAGAATATCCCTCCAAACCATGTCACATACGAAATGATGATTGAGGCTCTCGCAAACGAAGGGAAGCCGAGACTTGCATATGAGCTATATTTGAGAGCTCGAACTCAACGCCTTGCCCTCTCTTCAAAAGCTTATGACACAGTGGTTCAGTCCTCACTGGAATCCGGAGCTAACATTGATGTAAGACTCTTAGGCGAACGGCCACCAGAGAGAAAGGGGAATGTGCAAGGCAGAAACACTTCCAGCCAAGTTTCTTAA
- the LOC137749288 gene encoding BAG family molecular chaperone regulator 2-like, with product MIKLRSNRFCRSFSSCKLISSSNSKSKSKAADQKELGGGNIISNGEIKWERRPGGMLVQTRETAAESHAGEGMITVRVSSVSHFHDISIEATSTFGELKMILSLVTGMEAREQRLLYKGKQREDGEYLHMVGVRDKEKVLLLQDPAIKELKLLHGTGTSTTCRSIRV from the exons atgattaAGCTGAGGTCAAACAGGTTTTGCAGAAGCTTTAGCAGTTGCAAGCTCATCAGCAGCAGCAATAGTAAAAGCAAGAGTAAAGCTGCTGATCAAAAGGAGCTTGGAGGAGGCAATATtattagcaatggtgaaatcaaATGGGAGCGTCGACCGGGAGGCATGCTTGTTCAGACCAGGGAGACGGCGGCTGAAAGCCATGCCGGAGAAGGCATGATCACGGTTCGAGTGTCATCTGTGTCTCATTTCCATGATATCTCCATTGAAGCCACTTCCACATTTG GCGAATTAAAGATGATATTGTCACTGGTGACCGGTATGGAGGCAAGAGAGCAAAGACTTCTTtacaaaggaaaacaaagagaggATGGGGAATATTTACACATGGTTGGAGTTAGAGACAAGGAGAAAGTGCTTCTGCTCCAAGATCCAGCTATCAAGGAATTGAAGCTTCTTCATGGAACTGGAACTTCTACGACTTGTCGTTCAATTCGTGTTTGA
- the LOC137709303 gene encoding uncharacterized protein produces MGRQVIVLALVFVAITGVLAQELIASPPAPSPASSPDATTSPSPSSSSAPSPSGGDASTPASAPSPANDVSSAPSPHSGDAAAPGSMATDETLEIAAAPEGEAAAERPSDAEEDYPTDDLSRLIKN; encoded by the coding sequence ATGGGACGTCAAGTCATTGTTCTTGCCCTAGTATTTGTAGCCATTACTGGTGTTTTAGCACAAGAACTAATCGCATCACCACCCGCCCCCTCCCCGGCCTCCTCCCCTGACGCCACCACGTCACCATCACCTTCCAGCTCGTCAGCTCCTTCTCCCAGTGGTGGTGACGCCAGCACTCCGGCCTCAGCCCCAAGCCCCGCTAACGATGTATCATCCGCTCCTTCTCCCCACAGCGGCGATGCAGCTGCTCCTGGAAGCATGGCCACCGATGAGACGCTTGAGATCGCGGCTGCCCCAGAAGGCGAGGCCGCAGCTGAGAGACCCTCGGACGCTGAGGAGGATTATCCCACTGATGATCTCTCAAGGCTCATAAAAAACTGA